The sequence TCGAGGGTCATCGGCTCGCGGCGGCGTTGAGCAGGTCGGTCATCAGGGCGAGCGGCGGCCAGTCGAGGCGGCCGTGTCGGGCCACCGCGTAGGCGCGCAGCTCGACGTCGGGGGAAGCCAGTGGGACGAGCCGCACCTCGGGCAGGGTCGGGAAGCCGATCGGGAGCAGCGCCACTCCCAGGCCCGCCGCGATCATCTCCTGCACCAGGTCGAGGCTGTCGGCCTGGTGGGTGACGCGGGGACGGAACCCCGCCATCGAGGCGAGCGTGCGGATGACCTCCTCGTCGGCCGTGTTGCGGGAGTTGACGATCCAGTCGTGCGTCCGGAAACGGGCGAAGACGTCCAGCGTCGTCCCTTCGCCGGGCTCGGCCTCGGCCGGCACGCCGAGCCCCCACCTGGCGGTCCACAGCGGGGTCACGCTGACCGTGGGATCGTCGGCGCCCGGAGCCAGGTTGTAGTCGTAGGTGAGCGCGAGGTCCACCTCATCGGCGGCCAGGAGCTCCAGCGACT is a genomic window of Kitasatospora azatica KCTC 9699 containing:
- a CDS encoding LysR family transcriptional regulator, with product MDTRRLQILAELSRLGSMRAVADVLGITTSTVSQQIAALAREMDTALIEPAGRLVRLTPAGRRLAEHAVTILAAVETAHRDLGPGAEPNGTLRVAGFATAIRGYLLPVVVDLAMTSPQVHVLIREHEPAESLELLAADEVDLALTYDYNLAPGADDPTVSVTPLWTARWGLGVPAEAEPGEGTTLDVFARFRTHDWIVNSRNTADEEVIRTLASMAGFRPRVTHQADSLDLVQEMIAAGLGVALLPIGFPTLPEVRLVPLASPDVELRAYAVARHGRLDWPPLALMTDLLNAAASR